From the genome of Clostridium sp. BNL1100, one region includes:
- a CDS encoding SPFH domain-containing protein has product MKEIDGKTTSGGKILLGAFFILILSVVLFGVGVYKEANVLIALGIVLFIVFIFILPGFFTIQPNQAMVLILFGKYTGTIKKEGWHWANPFYSKKKISLRSRNINGEKIKVNDEMGNPIEIAAVIVWRVENTVEAIFDVDNYVDYVNVQSESALRHLAGMYPYDNTEDTHTISLRGSTDEVAEALKNELQQRLGKAGVIVEEARLSHLAYAPEIAAAMLQRQQAAAIIAARQKIVEGAVGMVQMALNKLSENEIVELDEERKAAMVSNLLVVLCGERNTQPVINTGTLHN; this is encoded by the coding sequence GTGAAAGAGATTGATGGAAAAACCACTTCAGGTGGAAAGATACTTTTAGGTGCATTTTTTATACTTATTTTGAGTGTAGTTCTTTTTGGAGTAGGTGTATACAAAGAAGCTAATGTTTTAATTGCACTGGGAATTGTTTTATTTATTGTTTTTATATTTATTCTTCCCGGATTTTTTACTATTCAGCCTAATCAGGCAATGGTATTGATTCTTTTCGGAAAGTATACGGGAACTATAAAAAAGGAAGGCTGGCACTGGGCTAATCCTTTTTATTCCAAGAAAAAGATTTCATTAAGGTCAAGAAATATAAACGGTGAAAAAATAAAGGTTAATGATGAAATGGGTAATCCAATTGAAATAGCCGCAGTAATTGTATGGAGAGTTGAAAATACCGTTGAGGCCATATTTGATGTAGATAATTATGTTGATTATGTAAATGTTCAGAGTGAATCTGCTTTGAGACATTTGGCAGGAATGTATCCATATGATAATACCGAAGATACTCATACCATTTCTCTGAGAGGAAGTACGGATGAGGTTGCAGAAGCACTTAAAAACGAACTGCAGCAAAGACTTGGAAAAGCAGGTGTAATTGTTGAAGAAGCAAGACTTTCTCATTTGGCATATGCACCTGAAATAGCTGCAGCAATGCTTCAAAGACAGCAGGCGGCTGCTATTATTGCAGCAAGACAGAAAATAGTTGAGGGTGCTGTCGGGATGGTTCAGATGGCACTTAACAAGCTTAGTGAAAATGAAATAGTGGAGCTTGACGAAGAAAGAAAGGCTGCAATGGTAAGCAACTTATTGGTGGTACTATGCGGTGAGAGAAATACACAACCGGTTATAAACACCGGAACATTGCATAACTAA
- a CDS encoding ATP-binding cassette domain-containing protein, translating to MISANGVSLRYGGRALFENVNIKFTQGNCYGLIGANGAGKSTFLKILSGEIEPNKGDISISPGERMAVLKQDHYAYDEFEVIKTVMMGHKRLIEIMDEKEVLYAKSDFTEEEGIRLSELEGEFAELNGWEAESDAATLLNGLNITEEYHYKLMKDLDGNQKVRVLLAQALFGNPDILLLDEPTNHLDIASITWLENFLANFENIVIVVSHDRHFLNQVCTHIADIDFGKIQLYVGNYDFWYQSSQLALQQAKDANKKTEARIKELQEFIQRFSANASKSKQATSRKKLLDKLTLEDIKPSSRKYPFVDFKPEREAGNDLLMVNGLSKEIEGEKLLNDFNLIVNKGDKIAFVGTYGNAKTTLFKILMGETEPDSGDFKWGITTSQAYFPTDNSEFFEGVDLNLVDWLRQFSKDQTETFLRGWLGRMLFSGEEALKKASVLSGGEKVRCMLAKMMLSGANVLVLDEPTNHLDLESITALNNGLINYKGTILFTSHDHEFVQTIANRIIEITPKGIIDRQMTYDEYLENEDIAALRKELWS from the coding sequence ATGATTAGTGCAAACGGTGTCTCTCTAAGGTATGGGGGACGTGCTTTATTTGAAAATGTAAACATTAAATTTACACAGGGAAACTGCTACGGATTGATAGGTGCAAACGGTGCCGGAAAATCAACCTTTCTAAAGATACTTTCTGGTGAAATTGAACCCAATAAGGGTGATATTTCGATTTCTCCCGGAGAGAGAATGGCTGTTTTAAAACAGGATCATTATGCATACGATGAATTTGAAGTTATTAAAACCGTAATGATGGGCCACAAGCGATTGATTGAAATTATGGATGAAAAAGAGGTACTTTACGCAAAGTCTGATTTTACAGAGGAAGAAGGAATAAGACTTTCTGAATTAGAAGGAGAATTTGCGGAGCTGAACGGATGGGAAGCAGAATCCGACGCTGCTACGTTATTAAACGGATTAAACATAACAGAAGAGTACCATTATAAACTCATGAAGGATCTTGACGGTAATCAAAAGGTAAGGGTGCTTTTGGCTCAGGCTCTTTTCGGAAATCCTGATATTCTATTGCTGGACGAGCCTACAAACCATCTTGATATAGCATCTATTACTTGGCTTGAAAACTTTCTGGCCAATTTTGAAAATATAGTTATTGTAGTATCCCATGACAGACACTTTTTGAATCAGGTATGTACACATATTGCTGATATTGACTTTGGAAAGATACAGCTATATGTCGGAAACTACGATTTCTGGTATCAGTCAAGTCAGTTAGCACTTCAGCAGGCGAAGGATGCAAACAAAAAAACTGAAGCAAGAATAAAGGAATTGCAGGAATTTATTCAAAGGTTTAGTGCGAATGCTTCAAAATCAAAACAAGCTACTTCTCGTAAGAAATTATTGGATAAACTTACACTTGAGGATATAAAACCTTCATCAAGAAAGTACCCTTTCGTGGATTTCAAGCCGGAGAGAGAAGCCGGAAACGATTTGCTCATGGTTAATGGCCTTTCAAAGGAGATTGAAGGTGAAAAGCTTCTCAACGACTTTAACCTTATAGTAAATAAGGGTGACAAGATAGCGTTTGTCGGAACATACGGAAATGCAAAAACCACATTGTTTAAAATTCTTATGGGTGAGACTGAACCGGACAGTGGTGACTTTAAATGGGGTATAACTACGTCACAGGCTTATTTCCCAACGGACAACTCCGAATTCTTTGAAGGTGTTGACTTAAATTTGGTGGATTGGTTGAGACAGTTCTCAAAGGATCAGACAGAGACTTTCCTTAGAGGATGGCTTGGAAGGATGCTGTTTTCAGGTGAAGAAGCTTTAAAAAAGGCTTCGGTACTCTCAGGAGGAGAAAAAGTTCGTTGTATGCTGGCAAAGATGATGCTTTCAGGTGCAAATGTACTTGTTCTTGATGAGCCTACAAACCATCTGGATTTGGAATCTATCACTGCACTGAACAATGGTCTGATTAACTATAAGGGAACAATTCTCTTTACTTCTCATGACCATGAGTTTGTTCAGACAATAGCCAACAGAATAATTGAGATAACTCCAAAAGGGATTATCGACAGACAAATGACATATGATGAATATCTTGAAAATGAAGATATTGCAGCATTAAGAAAAGAACTGTGGTCTTAA
- a CDS encoding Crp/Fnr family transcriptional regulator yields MKLNESEIKNITEVLLNCELFENFDSKQIISILECFNPKIYSYNKGDYIVMAGGRYHGVGILVEGNGVVTKENAAGNRVMMNLIKPGSIFGEVIAFSGTEKWPSNVQAQTNCRVMFIENEMILNQCSDACSHHSQLIRNLLKSVSTRAIMLNRRVEYLSMKGINSKIACFLLEYMEKAGSNTFRLPINRNEMAEFLNISRPSMSREMGIMRDMGIIEFQKEAVKVINAEKLKSMIEE; encoded by the coding sequence ATGAAATTAAACGAAAGTGAAATTAAAAATATAACAGAAGTTCTTCTCAATTGTGAACTGTTTGAGAACTTTGACAGTAAACAAATTATATCAATCCTTGAATGCTTCAACCCAAAGATTTATAGCTATAACAAGGGGGATTATATTGTAATGGCAGGGGGCAGGTATCACGGGGTGGGGATACTTGTGGAGGGCAACGGAGTTGTAACTAAGGAAAATGCGGCAGGGAATCGTGTAATGATGAATCTCATTAAACCGGGAAGCATTTTTGGTGAGGTCATTGCATTTTCCGGGACGGAAAAATGGCCTTCAAACGTTCAGGCCCAAACGAATTGCCGAGTAATGTTTATCGAAAATGAAATGATATTAAATCAATGCAGTGATGCTTGTTCTCATCATTCTCAGCTTATAAGGAATCTTTTAAAAAGTGTTTCTACAAGGGCGATTATGCTTAACAGAAGAGTCGAATATCTTTCAATGAAAGGAATTAACTCCAAAATTGCATGCTTTTTGCTTGAATACATGGAAAAGGCAGGCAGTAATACTTTCAGACTTCCCATAAACAGAAACGAAATGGCGGAATTTCTGAATATATCAAGGCCTTCCATGTCAAGAGAGATGGGAATAATGCGGGACATGGGTATTATTGAATTTCAAAAGGAAGCCGTAAAAGTAATTAATGCTGAGAAATTAAAAAGCATGATTGAAGAATAA
- a CDS encoding LytR C-terminal domain-containing protein — MSKFFKFVFYAVGTFLLLFSSIIVGANFYKDSGVFDKKVVEVKKQPVKPAPASKTPGKIIVDSKPVEDSAKDTAETTKKSGKTTVQVVNCTGKKGLAGEVKTMLVAQGFEASAETGNVQSTSQIIVRKKGVKAGPISNMLKISKVSEEIQAEPNFDITIILGNDYNP, encoded by the coding sequence ATGAGTAAATTTTTTAAATTTGTATTTTACGCAGTAGGAACATTTTTACTACTGTTTTCATCAATTATAGTAGGGGCAAATTTTTATAAAGATTCAGGTGTTTTCGACAAAAAGGTTGTTGAAGTAAAAAAGCAACCCGTTAAACCTGCACCTGCATCAAAGACCCCCGGGAAAATAATAGTGGATAGCAAGCCTGTTGAGGATTCCGCTAAAGACACGGCAGAAACTACAAAGAAGAGTGGAAAGACCACAGTTCAGGTTGTTAACTGTACCGGTAAAAAAGGTCTCGCAGGAGAGGTTAAGACTATGCTTGTGGCACAGGGATTTGAGGCAAGTGCCGAAACCGGCAATGTTCAGAGTACTTCTCAAATAATTGTAAGAAAGAAAGGCGTAAAGGCAGGTCCAATCAGCAACATGTTAAAAATATCCAAGGTTTCAGAAGAAATACAGGCTGAACCTAATTTTGATATTACAATAATACTTGGAAATGATTATAATCCTTAA
- the rsfS gene encoding ribosome silencing factor yields the protein MDSKTLVDKIVAAMEDKKAKDISIIDIHDITIIADYFVICSGTSSTHIKAIADEVDFKLAEMGLEAHHKEGYDSARWILLDYADVVIHVFHQEDRGFYNLERLWSDGEMTSIRY from the coding sequence TTGGATTCAAAAACATTGGTAGACAAAATCGTTGCGGCTATGGAAGATAAGAAGGCAAAGGATATAAGCATAATTGATATTCATGATATTACGATTATTGCCGATTATTTTGTTATATGCAGCGGTACATCCTCCACTCATATAAAGGCTATAGCCGATGAAGTTGATTTCAAACTGGCTGAAATGGGGCTGGAGGCACACCACAAGGAAGGTTACGATTCTGCAAGATGGATTCTTCTGGACTACGCTGACGTTGTAATACATGTTTTCCATCAGGAGGACAGAGGGTTTTACAATCTGGAAAGGTTATGGTCTGATGGAGAAATGACCAGCATTAGATATTGA
- a CDS encoding 4Fe-4S binding protein produces the protein MKRNIIRIDEEKCNGCGLCVTACHEGALVLENGKAKLISDSYCDGLGNCLPECPTNAITIEEREADAYDEELVKKNIAMKAAAQTPPVHHHMHGGCPGSRAMAIKKAPASETISTTASVPAVSELMQWPCQIKLVPVNAPYFDNCDLLIAADCTAYAYANIHKDFMKNRITLIGCPKLDEGDYSEKLTAIIANNNINSVKVLRMEVPCCGGIVSAVKTALINSGKMLPWSIVTIGTNGEVLQS, from the coding sequence ATGAAGAGAAATATTATTAGGATAGATGAAGAAAAATGTAATGGGTGCGGATTATGTGTAACAGCATGTCATGAAGGTGCGCTGGTTTTAGAAAACGGTAAGGCAAAACTTATATCCGACAGCTACTGTGACGGTCTCGGAAATTGCCTTCCCGAATGTCCTACAAATGCAATAACTATTGAGGAACGTGAAGCAGATGCATACGATGAAGAACTTGTCAAAAAGAATATAGCAATGAAAGCTGCCGCACAAACTCCTCCGGTACATCATCACATGCATGGCGGATGTCCCGGTTCAAGAGCAATGGCAATAAAGAAAGCTCCGGCATCGGAAACTATATCAACTACAGCTTCTGTTCCGGCGGTATCAGAGCTTATGCAGTGGCCGTGCCAAATCAAGCTGGTTCCGGTAAATGCACCATACTTTGACAACTGCGACCTACTGATTGCAGCCGATTGTACTGCATACGCATATGCAAACATTCACAAGGATTTTATGAAAAACAGAATTACGCTTATCGGATGTCCTAAGTTGGACGAAGGTGATTATTCTGAGAAACTTACTGCAATTATTGCAAACAATAACATTAACAGTGTAAAAGTTCTCCGAATGGAAGTCCCTTGCTGTGGAGGCATTGTAAGTGCGGTAAAAACTGCCTTGATTAATTCGGGAAAAATGTTGCCCTGGAGTATTGTAACAATAGGTACAAATGGCGAAGTACTGCAAAGTTAA
- the yqeK gene encoding bis(5'-nucleosyl)-tetraphosphatase (symmetrical) YqeK encodes MNFSEMDILLKKSLKPGRYIHSVNTMKVAVELAEHYGEDIEKAKVAGLLHDCAKNLEDNETKRYCIENHIELSPIEENQLFLMHGAVGAVMARQKYCVEDPAVLNAIKYHTTGFAGMSTMDKIIFLADYIEPGRTHGDVQEARSLAFVDLDRALISAFNSVIKYVISQNGLIHPFTIEARNYILLMTQKTEEN; translated from the coding sequence ATGAATTTTAGTGAAATGGATATACTGCTTAAAAAGTCCCTAAAACCGGGAAGGTACATTCATTCTGTTAATACTATGAAAGTCGCTGTTGAATTGGCTGAACATTATGGTGAGGATATAGAAAAAGCTAAAGTGGCAGGACTTTTGCATGATTGTGCGAAGAACCTTGAAGACAATGAAACAAAGCGGTATTGTATTGAAAATCACATAGAACTCAGTCCGATTGAGGAAAATCAGTTATTCCTTATGCATGGAGCAGTAGGTGCTGTAATGGCAAGACAAAAGTACTGTGTGGAAGACCCTGCCGTACTAAATGCAATTAAGTATCATACTACCGGATTTGCGGGGATGAGTACAATGGATAAAATAATATTTCTGGCTGATTACATTGAGCCGGGAAGAACCCACGGTGATGTACAGGAAGCACGGAGTTTGGCATTCGTAGATTTGGATCGTGCTTTGATAAGTGCTTTTAATAGTGTAATCAAATACGTTATTAGCCAAAATGGCTTAATTCATCCATTTACTATTGAGGCTAGAAACTATATATTATTAATGACACAAAAAACCGAGGAGAACTAG
- the nadD gene encoding nicotinate-nucleotide adenylyltransferase: protein MDKGVKIGICGGTFDPVHVGHLAVAEMVREEFALDKVLFIPSGKPPHKDLASVTDPVHRLNMVQCAVSTNPNFEAVSIEIERRGYTYTVDTLKQLHELYPKGTEFYYIIGADVVMDLLKWKSAEEVFTLTSFIALMRPGFQDEEFKTRLTYLKSEYDVNITGFEAPLIEISSTFIRDRIKNGKSVKYFIIEPVEGYIKKNKLYI, encoded by the coding sequence TTGGATAAAGGCGTGAAAATAGGTATTTGCGGAGGTACATTCGATCCTGTGCATGTTGGACATCTGGCAGTTGCCGAGATGGTCAGAGAAGAATTTGCACTTGATAAGGTATTATTTATACCATCAGGAAAACCGCCTCACAAAGACCTTGCTTCAGTTACTGACCCTGTTCACAGATTGAATATGGTACAGTGTGCAGTCAGCACAAATCCAAACTTTGAAGCGGTTTCTATTGAGATAGAACGCCGAGGATACACATATACGGTAGATACTCTTAAACAGCTGCATGAACTTTATCCTAAGGGCACGGAGTTTTATTATATAATTGGCGCTGATGTAGTAATGGATCTTCTGAAATGGAAAAGTGCGGAGGAAGTATTTACACTAACAAGTTTTATAGCATTAATGCGGCCCGGATTCCAAGATGAAGAATTTAAGACACGTTTAACTTATTTAAAGAGTGAATATGATGTTAATATTACAGGTTTTGAAGCGCCCCTAATTGAAATTTCATCAACCTTTATAAGAGATAGAATAAAAAACGGAAAATCTGTTAAATATTTTATAATTGAGCCTGTTGAGGGGTATATAAAGAAAAATAAATTGTATATTTAA